In Gemmatimonas sp., a single genomic region encodes these proteins:
- the ilvD gene encoding dihydroxy-acid dehydratase yields the protein MDKSNLPSRHTTVGPERAPHRSYYYAMGLDEAQIAQPIVGVVSSWNEAAPCNISLRRQAEAAKRGVAAAGGTPREFTTITVTDGIAMGHAGMKSSLVSRETIADSVELTVRGHTYDALVAIGGCDKALPGLMMAMVRLDVPSVFLYGGSIMPGRYQGRDVTVLDVFEGVGKHSAGKMTLDELTALEKVACPGAGSCGGQYTANSMAYVSEAIGLALPGSASPPAVLESRDVYAERAGEAVMRLLRDGPRPRQIVTRRSLENAAAVVAATGGSTNATLHLPALAHEAGIAFDLFDVAEVFARTPLLADLKPGGKYLAKDVHDIGGVSIILKALLDGGYLHGDCITVTGRTLAENLADVILPEGQDVVMPVSRAISMTGGLIGMRGNLAPDGAIVKVAGLHTRLFSGPARVFDSEEDAFAAVTERRYEAGDVIIIRYEGPRGGPGMREMLSTTSAIYGQDMGDKVALITDGRFSGATRGLCIGHVGPEAALGGPIGLLRDGDIIDIDANAGTMSVRLSDEELAARRAVWEPRRHNFQSGAIWRYAQTVSPARYGAVVHPGGAAETHNYFES from the coding sequence ATGGATAAGTCGAACCTCCCGAGTCGTCATACGACCGTAGGCCCCGAGCGCGCACCCCATCGCTCGTACTACTACGCGATGGGCCTCGACGAAGCACAGATCGCGCAGCCGATCGTCGGTGTCGTCTCCAGCTGGAACGAGGCGGCACCGTGCAACATCTCGCTGCGCCGACAGGCCGAGGCGGCCAAGCGTGGCGTGGCGGCGGCAGGCGGTACGCCGCGGGAGTTCACCACGATCACGGTGACTGACGGCATCGCCATGGGACACGCCGGCATGAAGTCGTCGCTGGTGAGTCGCGAAACGATTGCCGACTCGGTCGAGCTTACGGTTCGCGGCCACACCTACGACGCGCTGGTGGCCATCGGCGGCTGCGACAAGGCGTTGCCCGGCCTCATGATGGCAATGGTGCGCCTCGACGTGCCGTCGGTATTCCTGTACGGCGGCTCGATCATGCCGGGGCGCTATCAGGGACGCGATGTCACGGTGCTCGACGTGTTCGAAGGCGTGGGCAAGCATTCGGCGGGCAAGATGACGTTGGACGAGCTCACCGCACTCGAGAAGGTCGCCTGCCCGGGCGCCGGTTCGTGCGGCGGCCAATATACCGCCAACAGCATGGCCTACGTGTCGGAAGCGATCGGCCTCGCGCTGCCGGGATCGGCCAGTCCGCCAGCGGTGCTGGAGTCACGTGACGTGTACGCCGAACGCGCCGGTGAAGCGGTGATGCGCCTGCTGCGCGATGGTCCGCGCCCGCGCCAGATCGTGACGCGCCGGTCACTCGAGAATGCGGCGGCGGTGGTGGCGGCAACGGGCGGCAGCACGAACGCCACGCTTCATCTGCCGGCGCTGGCGCACGAAGCCGGGATCGCGTTCGACCTGTTCGATGTGGCTGAAGTGTTCGCGCGCACCCCACTCTTGGCCGACCTCAAGCCGGGCGGCAAGTACCTCGCGAAGGACGTGCACGACATCGGCGGTGTGTCGATCATCCTCAAGGCGCTGCTCGATGGCGGATATCTGCACGGCGACTGCATCACGGTGACAGGGCGCACGTTGGCCGAGAACCTGGCCGACGTCATACTGCCTGAGGGGCAAGACGTGGTGATGCCGGTATCGCGCGCGATCTCCATGACCGGCGGTTTGATCGGCATGCGCGGCAACCTCGCGCCCGATGGCGCGATCGTGAAAGTGGCCGGACTGCATACGCGCCTGTTCAGCGGCCCGGCGCGTGTGTTCGACAGCGAGGAAGACGCCTTCGCGGCGGTCACCGAACGCCGCTACGAGGCCGGCGACGTGATCATCATCCGCTACGAAGGCCCGCGCGGCGGACCGGGCATGCGCGAGATGCTGTCCACCACCTCAGCGATTTACGGACAGGATATGGGCGACAAAGTCGCGCTCATTACCGACGGCCGTTTCAGCGGCGCCACGCGCGGGCTGTGCATCGGCCACGTGGGCCCGGAAGCCGCGCTGGGCGGCCCGATCGGCCTGCTACGCGATGGCGACATTATCGACATCGATGCCAACGCCGGCACGATGTCGGTACGGTTGTCCGACGAAGAACTGGCCGCTCGTCGAGCGGTATGGGAGCCGCGGCGGCACAATTTCCAGTCGGGCGCGATCTGGCGCTACGCGCAGACGGTGAGTCCGGCGCGGTACGGCGCCGTGGTGCATCCCGGCGGGGCGGCGGAGACGCACAATTATTTTGAGAGTTAG
- a CDS encoding GNAT family N-acetyltransferase, producing MSNSSKDLRSSLATRSVADALRSCAMPLGCPVGFLERHRVATVQRLGDDQPVVRTFVRDAVGLVSVPCEDEIDLGLDPSEVQELIAITRLEASPGSVIELRSARLTVSEDPAAVALLDECTITPVPWIAGMLVYDPRRDVLDMLRHDVSPSEWNEGGGNVDSPHRVGALQGGVLVALATVDAPEGRLARVRVLVSPQHRRMGYGRAVLHALVRHVLKQGLIPVVRLAVGDLAARALASTVGFVAFARALTLHVHHVDAVVSAER from the coding sequence ATGTCGAACTCTTCCAAAGACCTTCGGTCCTCACTCGCCACACGCAGCGTGGCGGACGCGCTGCGGTCCTGTGCGATGCCGCTCGGATGTCCGGTTGGCTTTCTCGAGCGACATCGGGTCGCGACCGTCCAGCGACTCGGCGACGACCAGCCGGTCGTGCGGACATTCGTGCGTGACGCGGTCGGCCTGGTGTCGGTGCCCTGCGAGGACGAGATCGACCTTGGCCTCGATCCGTCTGAAGTCCAGGAGCTGATCGCCATCACGCGCCTCGAGGCTTCGCCAGGCTCGGTGATCGAACTGCGTTCCGCGCGACTGACCGTGAGCGAGGACCCCGCTGCCGTCGCACTGCTCGACGAGTGCACGATCACTCCGGTCCCGTGGATCGCGGGCATGCTGGTGTACGATCCTCGCCGCGATGTACTCGACATGCTGCGCCACGATGTGTCGCCGTCGGAGTGGAACGAAGGCGGCGGCAACGTCGACTCGCCCCACCGGGTTGGCGCCCTTCAGGGCGGCGTGCTCGTGGCGTTGGCCACCGTCGATGCGCCGGAAGGACGGCTGGCTCGTGTACGCGTGCTGGTGTCGCCCCAACATCGGCGGATGGGCTACGGCCGCGCCGTGCTCCACGCCCTCGTGCGCCACGTGCTGAAGCAAGGCCTCATTCCCGTCGTGCGTCTCGCCGTGGGTGATTTGGCAGCGCGGGCATTGGCCAGCACCGTCGGTTTTGTAGCGTTCGCACGCGCGTTGACGCTGCATGTGCATCATGTGGATGCGGTAGTGTCGGCGGAGCGTTGA